In Arthrobacter citreus, a single genomic region encodes these proteins:
- a CDS encoding DUF916 and DUF3324 domain-containing protein encodes MDIKRQKLLLIFSAILLSLAFIPLSVKAENDIDFSVRASIPTNQIDHLKSYFDLKMTPGQHQDLKIEVFNNSKKEKTIEANITFATTNDNGLIDYSETDRNKADKTLIYPLTELVKETHKEVVIPSGKSKVVSFSITMPNDEYNGVIVGAVHFKKKAEEAKTVSADKSIQIKNEYAYVVGIKLTENTKEVNPDLHLLEIKPKLVNYHTSIAATIQNSEASIVKDMSIDAKIYKEGSNKIVYSSKKAEMSMAPNSNFDYAIDLNNNPIEPGTYRLKMKAIIGTQVWEWDELFTIGKEAKELNNKAVEIEQNNYWIYIGGGALLLIGLIILFIFKKRKKEKVQSENPE; translated from the coding sequence ATGGATATTAAACGTCAAAAATTACTGTTAATTTTTTCAGCAATTTTACTATCTCTTGCGTTTATCCCTTTATCTGTAAAGGCTGAAAATGATATCGATTTTTCAGTAAGAGCGAGTATTCCAACTAATCAAATTGATCATTTGAAATCCTACTTTGATTTAAAAATGACTCCAGGACAACATCAGGATCTTAAAATCGAAGTGTTTAATAATAGTAAAAAGGAAAAAACAATCGAAGCGAATATTACTTTTGCTACAACAAATGATAATGGTCTTATTGATTATTCTGAAACAGATCGCAATAAAGCAGATAAAACCTTAATTTATCCATTAACCGAACTTGTAAAAGAGACTCATAAAGAAGTTGTGATTCCATCTGGAAAATCTAAGGTAGTTTCATTTTCAATTACAATGCCTAATGATGAATATAATGGAGTTATTGTAGGGGCTGTACACTTTAAGAAAAAAGCAGAAGAAGCAAAAACAGTCTCCGCAGATAAAAGCATTCAAATAAAGAATGAATATGCATATGTAGTTGGAATTAAATTGACTGAAAATACAAAGGAAGTTAATCCGGATTTACACTTGCTAGAAATTAAACCTAAATTAGTGAATTATCATACTTCAATTGCTGCGACTATTCAAAATAGTGAAGCCTCAATTGTGAAGGATATGAGTATTGATGCAAAAATTTATAAAGAAGGATCTAACAAAATCGTATATAGCTCAAAAAAAGCTGAGATGAGTATGGCACCCAATTCAAATTTCGATTATGCAATTGATTTAAATAATAACCCAATTGAACCTGGAACTTATCGATTAAAGATGAAAGCGATTATTGGAACTCAAGTTTGGGAATGGGATGAATTATTTACAATTGGCAAAGAAGCAAAGGAACTGAACAATAAGGCTGTTGAAATCGAGCAAAACAATTATTGGATTTATATTGGAGGTGGAGCACTACTTTTAATTGGTTTGATTATTTTATTTATTTTCAAAAAAAGAAAAAAGGAAAAAGTACAATCGGAAAATCCAGAATGA
- a CDS encoding WxL domain-containing protein, with protein sequence MKFTKIALVSVIGMTSLVGAAHSTFAEVSSVGSSKAAITFVAGSGSVTPVNPTNPTEPLVPSGPTDPTDPPTGNAGSLTLDYVSSVEFGSNEISNRTEEYSSKSKKPFIQVTDRRGTGDGWSVIAKASKFTNGTTDSLPGAVITFKNGSTVSISNGTSPVVNNTITINTDGITTASVVSAKSGTGLGTWVTRWLGPSPEENDGSLNDNVILTIPAGSATVGSHEATITWTLTDAPGL encoded by the coding sequence ATGAAATTTACTAAAATCGCACTTGTTAGTGTAATTGGAATGACATCATTAGTTGGAGCAGCTCACTCAACTTTTGCGGAAGTATCATCTGTAGGGAGTTCAAAAGCAGCTATAACTTTTGTTGCAGGTTCAGGTTCAGTTACACCAGTAAATCCTACGAATCCAACTGAACCTTTAGTGCCATCAGGTCCAACTGACCCAACAGATCCACCTACAGGAAATGCAGGTTCATTAACATTAGATTATGTTTCATCAGTTGAATTCGGTTCAAATGAAATTTCAAATAGAACAGAAGAATATTCATCTAAATCTAAAAAGCCATTTATTCAAGTAACAGATCGTCGCGGTACAGGAGATGGATGGTCGGTAATTGCTAAGGCAAGTAAATTTACTAATGGAACCACAGATTCATTACCAGGAGCAGTTATAACATTTAAAAACGGTTCTACAGTTTCTATAAGCAACGGTACCTCGCCTGTAGTAAATAATACAATCACCATAAATACAGATGGAATCACAACAGCATCAGTTGTTTCAGCAAAATCTGGTACAGGTTTAGGGACATGGGTAACCAGGTGGCTTGGTCCAAGCCCAGAAGAAAATGATGGAAGCTTAAACGATAATGTCATTTTAACAATTCCGGCCGGCTCAGCAACAGTCGGTAGTCATGAGGCAACAATTACTTGGACACTAACGGATGCACCTGGTTTATAA
- a CDS encoding HTH domain-containing protein: MDKSTKRKLQIIDILIKQDKWFKTEELASELLCTEKTIRNDLQTINSYLPKGWQIETIKGKGIYLNKPISSSINQIRSLFVKNSLKFQAIMLIQFKQIKSIAELANALFTQQPAVYSILDRVEELLESYHLKLKRGPLEIVGRELEIRILCRDILNALFAHSNQNWPLEDFSYKDIEEIVTTTTKKHKLFLYPSTTRSFVYLLGTMLYRIDKEVKLDLTEQNITQILTSDFYQISNEICEKLGHLYRKHISVNERGAFTLLISTLPYYAFDEIDKNEFLSLYRSSRDTNYKKLYHFVELLEEKIGIPLNGDEEFLYTLQAQYKRYTIIHLIDKKEPSYSLDRYVIKHYPALFNQVKDALQIWTKTYSYPDMTKDKIAKLTLNVQSSIINSSLSKKKVLLLTSNGPGVHRYIETKLNKAFSHQIDFIPTNQGEFESEKINELNIEFIISDFLLEGEIVHPIITIDPILTERDIDQISNFLNSKMK; the protein is encoded by the coding sequence ATGGATAAATCAACTAAGCGTAAATTACAAATAATTGATATTTTAATTAAGCAAGATAAGTGGTTTAAAACAGAGGAACTGGCAAGTGAGTTATTATGTACCGAAAAGACAATCCGAAATGATTTACAGACAATTAACTCGTACTTACCGAAAGGATGGCAGATTGAAACAATCAAGGGGAAAGGAATTTATTTAAATAAGCCAATTTCTTCATCAATTAATCAAATCCGTTCACTTTTTGTAAAAAACTCATTGAAATTTCAAGCTATTATGCTCATACAGTTTAAACAAATTAAAAGTATCGCCGAGCTTGCAAATGCACTATTTACACAGCAACCAGCAGTCTATTCAATACTTGATCGAGTTGAGGAATTATTGGAATCTTATCATTTGAAATTAAAACGTGGACCGCTTGAAATCGTTGGAAGAGAATTAGAAATTCGAATTTTATGTAGAGATATCCTAAATGCTTTATTTGCTCATTCGAATCAAAATTGGCCCCTTGAAGACTTTTCATATAAAGATATAGAAGAAATTGTTACTACGACTACAAAAAAGCACAAATTATTTTTATATCCTTCAACAACTAGAAGTTTCGTTTATTTACTAGGAACAATGCTATATAGAATTGATAAAGAGGTCAAATTAGATTTAACTGAACAAAATATTACTCAAATTTTAACCTCTGATTTTTACCAAATCTCTAATGAAATTTGTGAGAAGCTAGGGCATTTATATCGAAAACATATTTCAGTGAATGAACGAGGTGCCTTCACTTTATTAATTTCCACACTACCTTATTATGCATTTGATGAAATAGACAAAAATGAATTTCTTTCCTTATACAGAAGTTCTAGAGACACAAATTATAAAAAACTTTATCACTTTGTTGAATTACTAGAAGAAAAAATAGGGATTCCTTTAAATGGAGACGAAGAATTTCTTTATACGCTTCAAGCTCAATATAAAAGATATACAATAATCCATTTAATTGATAAAAAGGAACCTTCCTATTCTCTAGATCGTTATGTAATAAAACATTATCCAGCTTTATTCAATCAAGTGAAGGATGCTTTACAAATCTGGACCAAAACCTATTCATACCCTGATATGACAAAAGATAAAATTGCCAAACTAACCTTAAATGTACAATCTTCTATTATAAACTCTTCACTCTCAAAGAAGAAAGTTTTGTTATTAACAAGTAATGGTCCAGGCGTGCATCGTTATATAGAAACGAAATTAAATAAAGCTTTTAGTCATCAAATTGATTTTATTCCAACAAACCAAGGTGAATTTGAATCAGAGAAAATTAATGAATTAAACATTGAATTTATTATTTCTGATTTTTTGCTTGAGGGGGAAATTGTCCATCCTATCATAACCATTGATCCTATTCTTACGGAAAGAGATATTGATCAAATTTCCAATTTCTTAAATTCAAAAATGAAATAA
- a CDS encoding LysR family transcriptional regulator, whose translation MNIEKLEYLVEVAKTGSFSIASQNLYVSQSAISQSIVSIEKKLGVKLFERSRGNSAILTSEGEEIVAIVKELFIKYQELIEKAQIINNNVNGKLKISTTPGFFAVLLKPISAIRDDYPKINIEIFQKPGQDIIDDILEERSDIGVLPFIKHLVENNDRIVYHNLFEAKMKLMVNKNSPLAVEAFVSPQQILNETLITYDGEFIHWFKKLFYRQFGAMYELFTTTNTDTLKKAIEENLGVSFVPAFNGVNYNLSDDVILLDIKDYDAVNLQYVWIMSSKKHCSRMIKDYISKLKEELNS comes from the coding sequence ATGAATATCGAAAAATTAGAGTATCTTGTAGAAGTTGCTAAAACAGGTTCCTTCTCGATTGCTTCACAAAATCTTTATGTGAGTCAGTCCGCTATTAGTCAATCGATTGTCAGTATCGAAAAGAAATTAGGGGTAAAATTGTTCGAGAGATCTCGCGGTAATAGCGCAATTCTTACGAGCGAAGGAGAAGAAATAGTTGCGATTGTAAAAGAACTATTTATAAAATATCAAGAACTAATCGAAAAAGCACAAATCATTAATAATAATGTGAATGGTAAGCTGAAAATATCTACCACACCTGGCTTTTTTGCAGTACTTTTAAAACCAATTTCAGCTATTAGAGATGACTATCCTAAAATCAATATCGAGATTTTTCAAAAGCCAGGACAAGATATTATTGATGATATTTTGGAAGAGCGAAGTGATATCGGTGTTTTACCATTTATTAAGCATTTAGTAGAAAATAATGATCGGATTGTTTATCACAATTTATTTGAAGCAAAAATGAAATTAATGGTAAATAAAAATTCTCCACTAGCAGTAGAGGCATTTGTTTCACCACAACAAATATTAAACGAAACACTGATTACTTACGATGGGGAATTCATTCATTGGTTTAAAAAACTTTTCTATAGACAGTTTGGTGCAATGTATGAGTTATTTACGACTACAAATACTGATACATTAAAAAAAGCAATCGAAGAAAACTTAGGTGTTTCATTTGTACCAGCCTTCAATGGAGTTAACTACAATTTGAGTGATGATGTAATATTACTTGATATTAAAGATTACGATGCTGTAAATCTTCAATATGTGTGGATCATGTCGAGTAAAAAACATTGTTCAAGGATGATTAAAGATTATATATCGAAATTAAAGGAAGAATTAAATTCATGA